One Microbacterium sp. zg-B96 genomic region harbors:
- a CDS encoding ABC transporter ATP-binding protein: MTQPALNVHDLSITFRVGGQGKPRGEVRAVDRVSLAIAQGETLGLVGESGSGKSTLARAIMGLNKPRNGSILFEGKDLAALSSRERRKYSRRIQMIFQDPYRSLNPRLTVEQLIAEVWEVHPDLLPAKQRRGRTMELLESVGLGDQHLKRFPHELSGGQCQRIAIARALAMDPSVIVCDEAVSALDVSVQAQILNLLARLQREKGLTYLFISHDLSVVQHVSDRIAVMYLGRIVETGAADEILEAPRHAYTQALLSAVPHPKPWEMPERDRIILTGEIPSPLSPPTGCGFRTRCWAAESICADKRPELEGEGGHTVACHLPEKVLFKRIRATSEAP; the protein is encoded by the coding sequence ATGACCCAGCCTGCGCTGAACGTGCACGATCTTTCCATCACCTTCCGAGTCGGCGGCCAGGGCAAGCCCCGCGGTGAGGTTCGCGCTGTCGACCGCGTCTCGCTCGCGATCGCTCAGGGGGAGACCCTCGGTCTGGTGGGCGAGTCCGGTTCGGGCAAGTCCACGCTGGCCCGAGCAATCATGGGGCTGAACAAGCCGCGCAACGGTTCTATCCTTTTCGAAGGAAAGGACCTCGCCGCGCTGAGCTCCCGCGAGCGTCGTAAGTACTCGCGGCGGATCCAGATGATCTTTCAGGACCCTTATCGGTCGCTGAACCCGCGGCTGACCGTGGAGCAGCTCATTGCGGAGGTGTGGGAGGTCCACCCGGATCTCCTCCCTGCGAAGCAACGCCGTGGCCGCACGATGGAGCTTCTCGAGAGCGTAGGTCTCGGTGACCAGCATCTGAAGCGGTTCCCGCACGAGCTTTCGGGTGGTCAGTGTCAGCGCATCGCCATTGCGCGCGCTCTGGCGATGGACCCCTCGGTGATCGTGTGCGATGAGGCTGTCTCGGCGCTGGATGTGTCGGTGCAGGCACAGATCCTCAACCTGCTGGCGCGTCTGCAACGCGAAAAGGGGCTGACGTATCTCTTCATTTCTCACGACCTGTCGGTCGTGCAGCACGTGTCGGACCGGATAGCGGTGATGTACCTCGGCCGCATCGTCGAGACCGGGGCGGCAGACGAGATCCTCGAGGCTCCTCGCCACGCGTACACGCAGGCGCTGCTGTCGGCGGTCCCTCACCCGAAGCCCTGGGAGATGCCGGAGCGCGACCGCATCATCCTCACAGGTGAGATCCCCTCGCCCCTGTCGCCCCCGACGGGCTGCGGGTTCCGCACCCGGTGCTGGGCGGCCGAGTCGATCTGCGCCGACAAGCGCCCCGAACTCGAGGGAGAGGGCGGGCACACTGTCGCCTGCCACCTGCCAGAGAAGGTGCTATTCAAGCGCATTCGTGCCACGAGCGAGGCGCCGTGA
- a CDS encoding enoyl-CoA hydratase-related protein: protein MTEKLVIVDEPMPLVRRITLNRPEKRNALSNELRAQLFDAMREADLDAEVRVIIIRGAGPSFSSGYDLKQAMADNRQNLPRHASNIDGYWARHLVEGWFEVWDYTTPVIAQVHGYCLAGGSELAAACDLVYVAEDAQIGYPPVRLMGTPDMMWQPWLMGMRRAAEALFTGDAISGVEAAQMGVANRAFPADQLEENVLAVAERISKVDRDLLALNKRALHRSMEIMGIRTALRANTEAQALSRVAEGPLKHRAELRENVKAALVSRDSQFGDYTGTKRDTNVS from the coding sequence ATGACTGAAAAACTCGTCATTGTCGACGAGCCGATGCCGCTGGTCCGGCGCATCACGCTCAATCGTCCCGAAAAGCGCAACGCCCTCTCGAACGAGCTGCGCGCCCAGCTGTTCGATGCCATGCGCGAGGCTGACCTCGACGCGGAGGTGCGGGTCATCATCATCCGGGGCGCCGGCCCGAGCTTCTCGTCGGGCTACGACCTGAAGCAGGCGATGGCAGATAACCGTCAGAACCTTCCGCGGCACGCGTCGAACATCGACGGGTATTGGGCACGCCACCTGGTCGAAGGCTGGTTTGAGGTGTGGGATTACACCACGCCGGTCATCGCGCAGGTACACGGATACTGCCTCGCGGGAGGCTCTGAGCTGGCCGCAGCGTGCGACCTTGTCTACGTCGCTGAAGACGCGCAGATCGGCTACCCGCCGGTGCGACTGATGGGCACCCCCGACATGATGTGGCAGCCCTGGCTCATGGGCATGCGTCGCGCCGCCGAGGCGCTCTTCACTGGAGATGCGATCTCTGGTGTGGAAGCAGCACAGATGGGCGTTGCGAACCGTGCCTTCCCGGCTGACCAGCTCGAGGAGAATGTGCTCGCGGTAGCGGAGCGCATCTCAAAGGTGGACCGCGATCTGCTGGCGCTGAACAAGCGTGCCTTGCACCGCTCCATGGAAATTATGGGTATTCGCACGGCATTGCGTGCGAATACCGAGGCTCAGGCACTGAGTCGTGTGGCGGAGGGGCCGCTGAAGCACCGCGCAGAACTGCGGGAGAACGTGAAGGCCGCGTTGGTCAGCCGGGATAGCCAGTTTGGTGACTACACCGGAACGAAGCGTGACACCAACGTGAGCTGA
- a CDS encoding CoA transferase, with protein sequence MTRFCAELRWGIRKKVEGGVMGVSTGAGVSDPNESRRPLAGVNVVEFGQFIAGPGAAALLADLGASVVKVESLGGDSMRSSDPIQFGVYNKGKRSLALNLRDPRCAAAAEELALSADIVIQNLRPGAMERLGLGPQALRAKRPSLIYGSVSGFGDAGPSAGKPGFDIAAQAKSGMMAINGQPDGPPTRVGITIVDVTTAHVLAQGALAALLRRDRTGEGTTLNVSLLDVALHLQSPKFANFFASDVEPVPYGDGQQSGQAPSGIIQTRDGRIVMAAYLQPHWESFCKAIGRPELIAEERFASNALRFQHRSELMSVIQPFFSSHATSDVVDILTKANIVVAPVNGYRDVVKDADVLASGALIQMQDLDGALIGTIANPIRSADWGTPPTVAIARVGQHSEEVLSEISLSSLEVQEMLQDGVVRQPVFEPHVGY encoded by the coding sequence TTGACCCGTTTCTGCGCAGAGCTGCGCTGGGGCATACGAAAGAAAGTCGAAGGTGGTGTGATGGGTGTGAGTACGGGTGCTGGTGTCAGCGATCCGAACGAATCGCGCCGTCCGTTGGCCGGCGTCAATGTCGTGGAGTTCGGGCAGTTCATCGCCGGTCCGGGAGCAGCCGCGCTGCTCGCAGACCTCGGCGCGAGCGTTGTGAAGGTGGAGTCGCTGGGGGGCGATTCCATGCGCTCGTCAGACCCGATTCAGTTCGGGGTCTACAACAAGGGCAAGCGTTCCCTGGCCCTCAACCTTCGGGACCCGCGGTGCGCCGCCGCCGCGGAAGAGTTGGCGCTGTCCGCCGACATCGTCATTCAGAACCTGCGTCCGGGGGCGATGGAAAGGCTGGGGCTCGGCCCCCAGGCGTTGCGCGCAAAGCGCCCGTCGTTGATCTACGGATCGGTCTCGGGATTTGGTGACGCCGGCCCTTCGGCTGGCAAGCCCGGATTCGACATCGCAGCCCAGGCCAAGAGCGGCATGATGGCGATCAACGGTCAGCCCGACGGGCCTCCCACGCGCGTCGGGATCACCATCGTGGATGTCACGACCGCCCACGTACTCGCGCAGGGCGCTCTGGCGGCGCTGCTGCGCCGTGATCGGACGGGCGAGGGCACCACCCTCAACGTTTCGCTCTTGGATGTGGCCCTGCATCTGCAGTCCCCCAAGTTCGCGAACTTCTTCGCATCCGATGTTGAGCCGGTGCCCTACGGTGACGGACAGCAGTCTGGCCAGGCGCCCTCCGGGATCATCCAGACCCGCGACGGCCGTATCGTGATGGCGGCTTACTTGCAGCCGCACTGGGAAAGCTTCTGCAAGGCCATCGGCCGCCCGGAGCTCATCGCCGAGGAGCGCTTCGCCTCGAACGCGCTGCGCTTCCAGCACCGTTCCGAGTTGATGTCAGTGATCCAGCCGTTCTTCTCGTCGCATGCGACGAGTGACGTGGTGGACATCCTCACCAAGGCGAATATCGTGGTTGCCCCGGTCAACGGCTACCGTGACGTCGTCAAGGATGCGGACGTGCTCGCCAGCGGAGCGCTGATTCAGATGCAAGACCTCGACGGGGCACTCATCGGCACGATCGCGAACCCCATCCGCTCTGCGGACTGGGGCACGCCGCCGACCGTCGCAATTGCGCGCGTCGGCCAGCACTCGGAAGAAGTGCTCTCAGAGATCTCCCTGTCATCCCTGGAGGTCCAGGAGATGCTGCAGGACGGTGTCGTCCGGCAGCCGGTATTCGAACCACATGTCGGTTATTGA
- a CDS encoding ABC transporter substrate-binding protein has translation MKHLGRGGRSRLFAGVKFAGVSVVVAALLAGCAGGGPAEPAASTPEGPQELRVALSALPTLNVMGATGAAYGSTITVATQLFDTLVVETADGEYAPSLATEWETVGDTWTFTLRDDAVFHDGTPVTAADAKASLELIIANKGTLANLFSGVASINAPDETTLEIVTSRPTPDLIPNLTRIYVGPGDRIADEAFWAAPVGSGPFQFESYSQGDRVVLTGNEDYWGGAPELDRLELIQMLEAAPKVTALEAGDIDVLWNIPVDLTGRLKTNPDVVYDSVPSYNYYFMWFNNSREPFTDPLVRQALAEAVDVDSIVKNVLGELGSPAVSAIPATIPGAGENEDIPFDPENAKKLLAEAGFPDGFSTTMEMNPGMGMSIDLIARAMISDWAKIGVTVELLEKEAAVFNEDFRNNNYDLHIQPNQVITGDAAYGTDRLYNCERVAASINHCYEELDKLIKEARVEMDPAERSAIFEEANQFLWENYVGIYPADVNYDYAVRTNVQGFVMPPSATPRFDQVYLAG, from the coding sequence ATGAAGCATCTTGGTCGTGGTGGGCGTTCGCGTTTGTTTGCGGGTGTGAAGTTTGCGGGTGTGAGTGTCGTGGTTGCGGCGTTGCTCGCGGGTTGTGCGGGGGGTGGGCCGGCGGAGCCGGCTGCTTCGACGCCGGAGGGCCCGCAGGAGTTGCGTGTTGCGTTGTCGGCGTTGCCGACGTTGAACGTGATGGGCGCGACGGGCGCGGCTTATGGGTCGACGATCACGGTCGCGACGCAGTTGTTTGACACGCTGGTTGTCGAGACGGCGGATGGCGAGTATGCGCCGAGCCTGGCGACGGAGTGGGAGACCGTCGGCGACACGTGGACGTTCACGTTGCGTGATGACGCGGTGTTCCATGATGGGACGCCGGTGACGGCTGCGGACGCGAAGGCGTCGCTGGAGCTGATTATTGCGAACAAGGGAACGTTGGCGAACTTGTTCTCGGGTGTCGCGTCGATCAACGCCCCGGATGAGACGACGTTGGAGATTGTCACGTCGCGTCCGACGCCGGATCTGATTCCGAACCTGACGCGTATTTATGTGGGTCCGGGCGATCGTATTGCGGATGAGGCGTTCTGGGCGGCCCCGGTGGGTTCGGGTCCGTTCCAGTTCGAGTCCTACTCGCAGGGTGACCGGGTTGTGTTGACCGGTAACGAGGATTACTGGGGTGGTGCTCCGGAGCTGGATCGTCTGGAGCTGATCCAGATGCTGGAAGCGGCTCCGAAGGTCACTGCTTTGGAAGCGGGCGACATTGATGTGTTGTGGAACATTCCGGTGGACTTGACGGGTCGTTTGAAGACGAACCCGGATGTGGTTTATGACTCGGTCCCGAGCTATAACTACTACTTCATGTGGTTCAACAACAGTCGTGAGCCGTTCACGGACCCGCTGGTGCGTCAGGCGCTGGCTGAGGCTGTGGATGTCGACTCGATTGTGAAGAACGTGCTTGGCGAGTTGGGTAGCCCTGCGGTGTCGGCGATTCCTGCGACGATCCCGGGTGCGGGTGAGAACGAGGACATCCCGTTTGACCCGGAGAACGCGAAGAAGCTGCTCGCTGAGGCGGGGTTCCCGGATGGTTTCTCCACCACGATGGAGATGAACCCGGGTATGGGTATGAGCATTGATCTGATTGCTCGGGCGATGATCTCGGACTGGGCGAAGATCGGTGTCACGGTGGAGCTGTTGGAGAAGGAAGCAGCCGTGTTCAACGAAGACTTCCGTAACAACAACTACGACCTGCACATTCAGCCGAACCAGGTCATCACCGGTGATGCGGCGTATGGGACGGACCGTTTGTATAACTGTGAGCGGGTTGCTGCGTCGATCAACCACTGCTACGAGGAGTTGGACAAGCTGATCAAGGAAGCGCGGGTTGAGATGGACCCGGCTGAGCGCAGCGCGATCTTTGAAGAAGCGAACCAGTTCTTGTGGGAGAACTATGTCGGTATCTACCCGGCTGATGTGAATTATGACTACGCGGTGCGTACCAACGTGCAGGGGTTCGTGATGCCTCCGTCTGCTACCCCGCGTTTCGACCAGGTCTACCTCGCCGGCTAA
- a CDS encoding SDR family oxidoreductase, giving the protein MTTGPAVVDGGPNTRTARKWSGTPTRTAPQRLIRWAVRRHEFSRSRKLSGILNGRVAIVTGAGRGIGRGHAIEFARQGAKVVVNDIGAERDGSGSSNGPAGEVVDEIRAMGGQAVANGDDVSDWAGAGRLVTSAIQEFGQLDIIVNNAGILRDRMLINMTPEDWDAVVSVNLRGTAAVTHHAAVYWRARAKAGETVDARVISTSSSSGIYGNVGQTNYGAAKAGVASFTVIAAKELANYGVTVNAINPGAQTRLTSLRTTVPEGEFDARHPDNVGPLVAWLASKESAGITGRVFNVRGGHISVAEGWAMGPRVDKDGRWDAAELGSVVPDLVRAARGNAEMSGLVPDAELSE; this is encoded by the coding sequence GTGACCACCGGGCCCGCCGTCGTCGACGGCGGGCCCAATACCCGGACAGCGAGAAAATGGAGCGGCACGCCGACGCGGACCGCTCCTCAACGTCTGATTCGTTGGGCCGTCCGTCGACACGAGTTTTCAAGGAGCAGGAAATTGAGTGGGATTTTGAATGGCCGCGTTGCGATCGTGACGGGCGCAGGTCGAGGAATCGGCCGTGGCCACGCGATCGAGTTCGCGCGTCAGGGAGCCAAGGTCGTGGTCAACGACATCGGCGCTGAGCGCGACGGCAGCGGATCCTCGAACGGACCAGCCGGCGAGGTCGTCGACGAAATTCGCGCGATGGGTGGCCAGGCTGTTGCCAACGGGGACGACGTATCGGACTGGGCCGGTGCTGGCCGTCTGGTCACGTCCGCAATCCAAGAGTTCGGTCAGCTCGACATCATCGTCAACAACGCGGGCATACTGCGTGACCGCATGCTCATCAACATGACTCCGGAGGACTGGGACGCCGTCGTCTCTGTCAACCTCCGTGGTACTGCCGCTGTCACCCACCACGCCGCGGTGTACTGGCGCGCTCGGGCGAAAGCCGGAGAGACCGTCGATGCTCGCGTCATCTCAACCTCCTCCTCGTCGGGCATTTACGGCAACGTCGGCCAGACGAACTACGGTGCCGCCAAGGCCGGTGTGGCCTCCTTCACGGTCATCGCTGCGAAGGAACTCGCCAACTACGGCGTGACAGTCAACGCCATCAACCCCGGTGCACAGACGCGCCTCACGAGCCTGCGCACGACGGTCCCGGAGGGCGAGTTTGACGCTCGCCACCCCGACAACGTGGGGCCCCTCGTCGCCTGGCTCGCCAGCAAGGAATCGGCCGGGATCACCGGACGCGTCTTCAACGTGCGCGGCGGTCACATCAGCGTCGCCGAAGGGTGGGCCATGGGCCCCCGCGTCGACAAGGACGGGCGCTGGGATGCAGCGGAGTTGGGTTCGGTCGTTCCAGACCTCGTTCGCGCGGCGCGCGGCAACGCCGAGATGTCGGGACTCGTTCCCGATGCCGAACTCTCCGAGTAA
- a CDS encoding OB-fold domain-containing protein, translating to MSLPLPTPTPDTQFFWDEVAENRLNVQYCMDCARHYFYPRSHCRFCGSGDVEWRLASGRAHLVSYIINRRVAPAFADYSPIIALVELEEGVTMMSNIVGVEADPAALTLDMPLTAVFEEREGRVLPVFTPAEAR from the coding sequence ATGAGTCTTCCCCTGCCCACCCCGACGCCGGACACCCAGTTCTTCTGGGACGAAGTCGCCGAGAACCGTCTGAACGTGCAGTACTGCATGGACTGCGCGCGACACTACTTCTACCCCCGCTCGCACTGCCGGTTCTGCGGTTCCGGTGACGTCGAGTGGCGCCTGGCGAGTGGTCGCGCACACCTGGTGTCGTACATCATCAACCGCCGAGTGGCACCCGCATTCGCCGACTACTCGCCGATCATCGCGCTCGTGGAGCTCGAAGAAGGAGTGACCATGATGTCGAACATCGTGGGCGTGGAGGCCGACCCGGCCGCACTCACCCTGGATATGCCGCTGACGGCCGTTTTTGAAGAGCGTGAGGGCCGTGTGCTGCCTGTCTTCACCCCGGCGGAGGCGCGCTGA
- a CDS encoding thiolase domain-containing protein (Catalyzes the synthesis of acetoacetyl coenzyme A from two molecules of acetyl coenzyme A. It can also act as a thiolase, catalyzing the reverse reaction and generating two-carbon units from the four-carbon product of fatty acid oxidation) — protein MALHDGRVVIAGAAETTTVGVRPDISVLELHAEAARNALDDAGLTVADIDGVSTTRPSPVEVAHHLGIQARWFDGTAIGGCSYIAHVRHAAAAVASGAANAVLVVHGESGRSRVGAEVRMKDTSSPAGQFEHPFGAVYPYATFTLPVMRFLHDRGYDQESLARVVVAQRKWAIDNPRAFRRKPITVEDVLSGPEIAYPFTKDMCCVVTDGGGALIVTTEERARDMRTANNLVHILGAGEAAQASMVSQMGDPGSFGAFKRSSAEAFATAGLTPKDIDHLMVYDAFAHLPLYGLEDLGFVGFGESADFIAAGHTEPGGSLPMNTNGGGMSYTHTGMYGMFAMQESIRQLRGEAAVQAPDVEVSFVQGVGLFFSAAASLVLSNARP, from the coding sequence ATGGCTTTGCACGATGGCCGTGTTGTTATCGCGGGGGCAGCAGAGACCACCACAGTGGGGGTGCGTCCGGACATCTCGGTGCTGGAATTGCACGCCGAGGCGGCGCGCAACGCGCTGGATGACGCTGGTCTGACCGTTGCCGACATTGACGGTGTGTCCACCACGCGCCCCTCGCCGGTCGAGGTCGCTCATCACCTGGGCATCCAGGCGCGGTGGTTCGACGGCACGGCCATCGGTGGCTGCAGCTACATCGCTCATGTGCGTCACGCCGCCGCCGCTGTCGCCAGCGGTGCCGCGAACGCGGTCCTGGTCGTGCACGGCGAGTCGGGTCGCTCCCGGGTCGGTGCCGAGGTGCGCATGAAGGACACCTCCAGCCCAGCGGGTCAGTTCGAGCACCCGTTCGGTGCGGTGTACCCCTACGCCACCTTCACCCTTCCGGTGATGCGCTTCCTCCACGACCGCGGCTACGACCAGGAGTCGCTTGCCCGGGTGGTCGTTGCTCAGCGCAAGTGGGCGATCGACAACCCCCGCGCGTTCCGTCGTAAGCCCATCACGGTAGAGGACGTCCTCAGCGGCCCCGAGATCGCGTACCCCTTCACCAAGGACATGTGCTGCGTCGTCACAGACGGCGGTGGCGCCCTCATCGTGACAACCGAAGAGCGCGCCCGCGACATGCGTACTGCGAACAACCTCGTGCACATCCTGGGTGCAGGTGAGGCAGCTCAGGCAAGTATGGTGTCGCAGATGGGTGACCCTGGCTCGTTCGGTGCTTTCAAGCGCTCGAGCGCCGAGGCCTTTGCCACGGCGGGGCTCACCCCGAAGGACATCGATCACCTTATGGTGTACGACGCTTTCGCGCACCTGCCGCTGTACGGACTGGAGGACCTCGGCTTCGTCGGGTTCGGTGAGTCCGCCGACTTCATCGCTGCGGGGCACACGGAGCCTGGCGGCAGTCTGCCGATGAACACCAACGGCGGCGGCATGAGCTACACACACACCGGCATGTACGGCATGTTCGCCATGCAGGAGTCGATCCGCCAGTTGCGTGGCGAAGCGGCGGTGCAAGCACCCGACGTCGAGGTGAGCTTTGTGCAGGGCGTCGGGCTGTTCTTCAGCGCGGCGGCGAGTTTGGTTCTCTCCAACGCTCGTCCTTGA
- a CDS encoding CoA transferase, translated as MSPMTGFAVIELTTGIAGPMVGMLLSDFGADVIKVEPPGGDPLRGTAAFAGLNRGKSSLVLDADQPADARVLWERLLVADVCLIKDAGDLSAFGIDADELRQAAPRLVLAEMPPYGSEGATPWQGGHESNALLAAYSGLAWRQASFDGTPVEWVRPQFLYAQAIWATACTVAALTERERSGWGQHVEVTGLHGVMVMSSGQFATFTDAPDPITAVGVAGRHPTYSRFRASDGKWFVVGGLGPKFEPLLLNALGLIDILDDPRVGHLSKLLEPSNYGWVSERIRGVFATKPRAEWLDMLERLGIAGGAIESSDKWLDHPQIEANGLHVRVQDPTLGEVSMPGIPLVLHGSPGDIRGAAPALGEDRTSPRTPASGPGDIPMPAAVRPGPLSGFTVLDMGTFVAGPYTGSLLAELGADVIKVEPSRGDPFRQSGFTYNRGMRSLALDLKGDGGVEALHTVVRNADAVVSSNRPGTAAALGVDYASLSRVNPKIVLMTLSGYGEKGPLAGQPGVDMVLQGMSGMMTGQGGDSEPVCNTLASIDTASGAIGALGVALALLHRERTGEGQQGSFSLAATATALQFCELVRFEGKPPAVPGGQDFKGARPDDRFYAAADGWVRLQAIGAQSDLDAMAGTSPDASSDDIQEAIATRMKTMSAQAAVAWAQSHGFAAVVTRKISQAQRDEQLLESEFVHVRPAAAGRTMFAPGRFARFSRTSRRGPMSVAGVGESTVAILRDAGVAREQIEALLSSGVATQGDPAPQTLGYIYR; from the coding sequence ATGTCCCCAATGACGGGGTTTGCGGTAATCGAACTGACAACCGGGATCGCCGGGCCGATGGTGGGAATGCTGCTGTCGGACTTCGGTGCAGATGTCATCAAGGTGGAGCCGCCCGGCGGAGACCCGTTGCGGGGTACCGCTGCCTTCGCAGGTCTCAACAGGGGCAAGTCGAGCCTCGTGCTCGACGCCGACCAGCCGGCCGACGCACGTGTGCTGTGGGAACGCCTGCTCGTAGCAGATGTGTGTCTCATCAAGGACGCCGGGGACCTGTCAGCGTTCGGCATCGATGCCGACGAGTTGCGTCAGGCCGCTCCCCGTCTCGTGCTCGCGGAGATGCCCCCGTACGGATCGGAGGGGGCGACGCCGTGGCAGGGTGGGCACGAGTCGAACGCCCTGTTGGCTGCCTACTCAGGCCTCGCATGGCGCCAGGCGTCCTTTGACGGCACCCCCGTCGAGTGGGTGCGTCCGCAGTTCCTCTACGCGCAGGCCATCTGGGCGACCGCCTGCACGGTGGCCGCCCTCACCGAGCGAGAGCGCTCGGGCTGGGGCCAGCATGTGGAGGTCACCGGCCTGCACGGTGTGATGGTGATGTCGTCTGGTCAGTTCGCGACCTTCACGGATGCACCGGATCCGATCACCGCCGTGGGTGTGGCCGGGCGCCACCCCACCTACAGTCGGTTCCGGGCCTCGGATGGCAAGTGGTTCGTCGTGGGCGGGCTGGGGCCGAAGTTCGAGCCGCTGCTGCTGAACGCGCTCGGCCTCATCGACATCCTCGATGACCCGCGCGTCGGCCACCTCTCGAAGCTGCTGGAACCCAGCAACTACGGGTGGGTCTCCGAGCGGATCCGTGGGGTCTTCGCCACGAAGCCACGCGCCGAGTGGCTTGACATGCTGGAGCGCCTCGGGATTGCCGGAGGTGCCATCGAATCCTCGGACAAGTGGCTGGATCACCCGCAGATCGAAGCGAACGGACTGCACGTCCGGGTGCAGGACCCCACGCTCGGCGAGGTATCGATGCCCGGCATTCCGCTGGTGCTGCACGGCTCGCCCGGAGACATCCGCGGCGCCGCCCCCGCGCTCGGTGAGGACCGCACCTCACCGCGCACGCCGGCCAGCGGGCCGGGGGACATTCCCATGCCTGCTGCAGTCCGACCTGGTCCGCTGAGCGGCTTCACGGTGCTCGACATGGGCACGTTCGTCGCTGGGCCCTACACCGGCAGTCTGCTGGCAGAGCTGGGCGCGGACGTCATCAAGGTGGAGCCCTCTCGCGGTGACCCCTTCCGGCAGAGTGGCTTCACCTACAACCGGGGGATGCGCAGCCTCGCCCTGGATCTGAAGGGTGATGGCGGCGTTGAGGCTCTGCATACGGTGGTGCGGAATGCCGATGCGGTCGTCAGCTCCAACCGCCCCGGCACCGCGGCCGCGCTGGGTGTCGACTACGCGTCGCTGTCGCGCGTCAACCCGAAGATCGTGCTGATGACCCTCTCCGGCTACGGAGAGAAGGGCCCGCTCGCCGGTCAGCCCGGTGTGGACATGGTGCTTCAAGGGATGTCGGGCATGATGACAGGTCAGGGCGGTGACTCCGAACCGGTGTGCAACACGCTCGCCAGCATCGACACCGCATCCGGCGCGATCGGGGCGCTGGGCGTCGCGCTCGCGCTGTTGCACCGGGAGCGCACAGGGGAAGGTCAGCAGGGATCCTTCTCACTGGCAGCCACAGCAACCGCCCTGCAGTTCTGCGAGCTCGTGCGTTTCGAGGGCAAACCCCCCGCCGTGCCCGGGGGCCAGGACTTCAAGGGCGCACGCCCCGACGATCGCTTCTACGCGGCCGCAGACGGTTGGGTCCGGCTGCAGGCCATCGGCGCGCAGAGTGACCTCGACGCTATGGCGGGAACATCGCCTGACGCCTCTTCTGACGACATCCAGGAGGCAATCGCTACGCGGATGAAGACGATGAGCGCTCAGGCCGCGGTGGCGTGGGCGCAATCCCACGGGTTCGCCGCCGTGGTCACCCGAAAGATCTCCCAGGCCCAGCGCGACGAGCAGCTGCTGGAGTCGGAGTTCGTGCACGTGCGGCCTGCCGCTGCCGGGCGCACGATGTTCGCTCCGGGCCGTTTTGCGCGGTTCAGCCGGACCTCTCGGCGCGGACCGATGTCGGTCGCGGGCGTCGGCGAAAGCACGGTCGCGATCCTGCGTGACGCGGGAGTGGCGCGGGAGCAGATCGAGGCGCTGCTGTCGTCGGGCGTCGCGACGCAGGGTGATCCTGCCCCGCAGACCCTCGGCTATATCTATCGCTGA